From Hermetia illucens chromosome 6, iHerIll2.2.curated.20191125, whole genome shotgun sequence, one genomic window encodes:
- the LOC119660077 gene encoding uncharacterized protein LOC119660077 — MKQRKFEVRSLLVFVLFVTSLASQLDYKMIISKLECFPDTNYLTCSMRLINNSHVDIDVGIKRTLYQPALLLSVTQVTKVPKANTRKSVILRRKFEFCNEATFGMTDYISRFILYAANAILNGSKLTCPLHPRNFSIRCFTLTLKMIPFHLFYKPNSYLIVNGTYLETNQKSKLNLGYYLIYLTIEKRVRKSMRWSNKSEIRS; from the exons ATGAAGCAACGAAAATTTGAAGTACGATCATTGCTGGTCTTCGTCCTTTTTGTTACTAGCTTGGCATCCCAACTG GACTACAAGATGATTATTTCCAAGCTGGAATGCTTCCCGGATACAAACTATCTAACATGCAGTATGAGGCTCATAAATAACAGCCATGTGGATATTGACGTTGGTATCAAACGCACTTTATACCAACCAGCGTTGCTGTTGTCTGTCACGCAAGTCACCAAGGTCCCTAAGGCGAATACCAGGAAGAGTGTCATTTTGAGACGAAAATTTGAATTCTGCAATGAAGCCACCTTTGGCATGACTGACTACATTTCTCGGTTTATCCTCTATGCAGCGAATGCAATTTTGAATGGTAGCAAGCTCACATGCCCTCTACACCCACGAAACTTTTCAATTCGTTGCTTTACATTAACCTTGAAAATGATTCCTTTCCATTTGTTTTATAAACCCAACAGTTACTTGATAGTGAACGGGACATATCTTGAAACAAACCAAAAATCTAAACTCAATCTAGGATACTATCTGATTTATCTCACAATAGAAAAACGTGTTCGTAAATCAATGAGATGGAGTAACAAGTCGGAGATCAGAAGCTAG
- the LOC119660075 gene encoding uncharacterized protein LOC119660075, with translation MTHRNLEAVSFLVFLALVACSASRRDYRMGLLCSECRPNPDYAACSIDILNRTHANSDIIIRRTVSDLRMQFSVTQISNFSKTKIKRTLILRRQYEFCNQDLFGMTDYTSLYIIYTINAFFNGSQLSCPLTPRNLSIQSFTLTSNLIPFNLFYKPNSYIVVNGTFFEMDRGSKISLGHFLLYLKIEKFRVKYEIG, from the exons ATGACCCATCGAAATCTGGAGGCTGTATCTTTCTTAGTGTTCTTGGCTCTTGTTGCTTGCTCGGCATCACGAAGG GACTACAGAATGGGTTTGTTGTGCTCCGAGTGCAGGCCAAATCCAGACTATGCAGCATGCAGTATTGACATCTTGAATAGGACCCATGCCAATAGTGACATTATTATAAGACGCACCGTATCTGATTTGAGAATGCAGTTTTCTGTTACACAAATCTCCAATTTTTCGAAAACGAAAATTAAACGGACTCTGATTTTAAGGCGCCAGTACGAGTTTTGCAACCAAGATCTTTTCGGCATGACTGATTACACTTCGCTCTACATTATTTACACGATAAACGCATTCTTCAATGGCAGTCAACTTTCATGTCCTTTAACGCCACGGAATTTATCAATTCAGAGCTTTACATTAACTTCTAACCTGATCCCGTTTAATTTGTTTTACAAACCTAATAGTTATATAGTGGTGAACGGGACATTTTTCGAAATGGATCGAGGATCTAAGATATCCCTTGGACACTTCCTTTTGtatctaaaaattgaaaaatttcggGTGAAATACGAAATAGGGTAA